The Vescimonas coprocola genome includes a window with the following:
- a CDS encoding DUF4368 domain-containing protein, producing MTANYEKEQKDLLKLVADGKKNLLDAEQTKVDLRLLMKALRDYTDIRQLTPEIANALIRRIEVHSKDKETKKVKGDIYFTAIGLFSVPTGKEMLSAMGEIRQNPQQFKFSA from the coding sequence ATGACCGCCAACTACGAAAAGGAGCAGAAGGATCTGCTGAAGCTCGTAGCTGACGGCAAGAAAAATCTGTTGGATGCGGAGCAAACCAAGGTGGATTTGAGGCTGCTGATGAAAGCGCTGCGGGATTATACGGACATTCGACAGCTTACGCCGGAGATTGCTAATGCGCTGATTCGGCGCATCGAGGTTCACAGCAAGGATAAGGAAACCAAGAAGGTTAAGGGGGACATTTACTTCACAGCCATTGGGCTATTCTCTGTCCCTACGGGAAAAGAGATGCTGTCAGCAATGGGGGAGATCCGCCAAAACCCGCAGCAGTTCAAATTTTCTGCATAA